In a genomic window of Pangasianodon hypophthalmus isolate fPanHyp1 chromosome 1, fPanHyp1.pri, whole genome shotgun sequence:
- the clcn1b gene encoding chloride channel protein 1 isoform X2, with amino-acid sequence MAADASQRKALRYQQTLLYGEYREQLGNVARREATRLLTENQSNKHGGNARAIRRGYGRTHQIALETGPMTPGFSQSSSIKKPQPYSKCQDCLRRVQRYIITKLGEDWIFLVLLGLTMALVSWSMDYASAKSLQAYKWMYAELKGNVPLQYLAWVTYPIILIVFSSVFCHLVSPQAIGSGIPELKTILRGVVLKEYLTLKAFVAKVIGLTASLGSGMPLGKEGPFVHIASICAAVLSRFMSIFTGVYENPYGYTDILTVGCAVGVGCCFGTPLGGVLFSIEVTSTYFAVRNYWRGYFAATFSAFIFRVLSVWNKDSVTITALFRTKFRMDFPFDLQELPAFAVIGISCGFLGAFFVYLNRQVVLFMRRPTALTRFLTKYRLIYPGVVTLIIASFTFPPGFGQFMAGELMPRECINSLFDNFTWTKVWDATMEPGLGRSTAWFHSEVSVFIILLLFFIMKFWMSAVSTTMPIPSGAFMPVFILGAAFGRLVGEIMATLFPNGILFDGIVYRILPGGYAVIGAAAMTGAVTHTVSTAVICFELTGQISHILPMMVAVILANMVAQGLQPSLYDSIIQVKKLPYLPELGFGHISKYNICVEDIMVKKVKFLSPQTTYRELLHLLQTTTLKTIPVVDSKESMILLGSIERCELQAACDWWLSAERRITNQGQAMRSPGSVVSWESFNLVDEEGGEESKERENTVSEEQNGPLDTVGDPTNHTAPGESGSGVLGFMRSALHRLLSNSSSSQQAESQDALPAPVTESMTTDEIKAWEDAELDKPIDIDQIRIDPSPFQLVERTSLHKTHTLFSLLGLSHAYVTSIGKLVGVVALKELQKAIEGSTRSGVRLRPPLASFRDASRKTKEHPHPTSAPSSHPRDRELWSEEEKKEMKDEAEPKLAESKETECKVSVDSNTRSSDNSAQGQPSSASSPSSPSIPLASLHSLPEKETNGEKESDDELV; translated from the exons cTGTATGGAGAGTACAGGGAGCAGCTGGGTAACGTTGCCCGGAGGGAGGCCACACGTCTGCTAACTGAGAACCAGTCAAATAAACATGGTGGGAATGCTAGGGCAATCAGGAGAGGCTATGGCCGAACGCATCAGATCGCCTTGGAAACAGGGCCCATGACCCCAGGATTTAGCCAGTCCTCCTCGATAAAGAAACCCCAACCTTACTCAAAATGCCAAG ACTGCCTGAGGCGTGTCCAGAGGTATATAATAACAAAGCTTGGGGAGGATTGGATCTTCCTGGTGCTGCTGGGTCTTACCATGGCTCTAGTCAGCTGGAGTATGGACTACGCCAGTGCCAAGAGCCTGCAAG CTTACAAATGGATGTATGCAGAGCTGAAAGGGAACGTGCCACTTCAGTATCTGGCCTGGGTCACATATCCCATAATTCTCATTGTGTTCTCCTCTGTCTTCTGCCACCTGGTCTCCCCACAAGCTATAG GCTCTGGTATCCCAGAGCTGAAGACCATTCTACGTGGGGTGGTGCTGAAGGAGTATTTGACTCTGAAAGCCTTTGTGGCTAAAGTCATCGGCCTGACTGCAAGCCTGGGCAGTGGCATGCCTTTGGGAAAAGAg GGCCCCTTTGTCCACATTGCAAGTATCTGTGCTGCTGTGCTGAGTAGGTTCATGTCCATCTTCACAGGAGTATATGAG aACCCCTATGGTTACACTGATATTCTGACAGTGGGGTGTGCCGTAGGGGTCGGCTGCTGTTTCGGCACTCCTCTCGGAG GTGTGTTGTTCAGTATTGAGGTCACATCCACTTACTTTGCTGTGAGGAATTATTGGAGAGGATACTTCGCTGCTACGTTCAGTGCCTTTATATTCAGAGTGCTATCTGTGTGGAACAAAGACTCTG TCACAATTACAGCTCTGTTCCGCACAAAATTCCGGATGGATTTTCCGTTTGACCTGCAGGAGCTGCCAGCATTCGCTGTCATTGG GATCTCATGTGGCTTTCTGGGAGCATTCTTTGTTTATCTGAACAGACAGGTTGTTTTGTTCATGAGAAGACCAACAGCACTCACTCGCTTCCTCACAAAATA ccGGTTGATTTACCCTGGTGTGGTGACACTCATTATTGCCTCCTTCACATTCCCACCAGGCTTTGGCCAGTTTATGGCTGGTGAG CTCATGCCGAGAGAGTGTATCAACTCTCTGTTTGATAACTTCACCTGGACAAAAGTCTGGGACGCCACCATGGAACCTGGTCTCGGCCGCTCCACTGCCTGGTTTCATTCAGAAGTCAGTgtcttcatcatcctcctcctatTTTTCATCATGAAG TTTTGGATGTCTGCAGTATCAACAACGATGCCTATCCCCTCTGGTGCCTTCATGCCTGTCTTTATACTTG gAGCTGCATTTGGCCGGTTGGTGGGAGAGATCATGGCCACACTTTTCCCGAATGGTATTCTCTTTGATGGTATTGTTTACCGAATCCTACCTGGAGGCTatgctgtgattg GTGCTGCTGCGATGACTGgtgcagtcacacacacagtttcgaCAGCAGTGATCTGCTTTGAGCTGACTGGGCAGATCTCTCACATTCTACCCATGATGGTGGCAGTGATCCTGGCTAACATGGTGGCACAGGGCCTGCAGCCATCCCTCTATGATTCCATAATCCAGGTCAAAAAGCTACCCTATCTCCCAGAGCTAGGTTTTGGACACATCAG TAAGTATAATATTTGTGTGGAGGACATCATGGTGAAGAAGGTGAAGTTTTTGTCTCCTCAGACCACCTACCGTGAGCTTCTTCACCTTCTGCAGACCACTACCCTCAAAACCATCCCAGTGGTTGATTCTAAAG AGTCCATGATTTTGTTGGGCTCTATTGAGAGGTGTGAACTTCAAGCAGCCTGTGACTGGTGGCTGTCAGCAGAGAGACGGATTACTAACCAAGGTCAGGCAATGCGCAGTCCAGGGTCAGTGGTCAGCTGGGAGTCCTTCAATCTGGTAGATgaggaaggaggagaggagagcaaGGAAAGG GAAAACACAGTCTCTGAGGAGCAGAACGGCCCACTGGACACTGTGGGGGATCCCACCAATCACACAGCGCCTGGTGAGTCTGGCTCAG GTGTACTCGGGTTCATGAGGAGCGCACTTCATCGCCTCTTGTCAAACTCATCCTCGTCGCAGCAGGCTGAGTCACAG GATGCATTGCCTGCTCCTGTAACAGAGAGCATGACTACAGATGAG ATCAAAGCTTGGGAGGATGCTGAGCTGGATAAGCCGATCGATATTGATCAGATTCGCATCGATCCTTCCCCATTTCAGTTGGTGGAAAGAACATCTCTGCATAAG acacacacacttttctctctgttggGTCTCAGTCATGCCTATGTCACCAGCATAGGTAAACTAGTGGGGGTTGTAGCACTTAAAGAG CTTCAGAAGGCCATAGAAGGTTCAACCCGCAGTGGTGTGCGTCTGCGCCCCCCTTTGGCCAGTTTCAGAGACGCCAGCCGTAAAACCAAGGAGCACCCCCACCCAACCTCTGCCCCCTCTTCTCACCCTCGAGACAGAGAGCTGTGgagtgaggaagaaaagaaagaaatgaaagatgaaGCAGAGCCCAAATTGGCAGAGTCCAAAGAAACAGAGTGCAAGGTCAGTGTAGACAGCAACACCAGAAGTTCAGATAATTCAGCTCAGGGGCAGCCATCCTCCGcttcctctccctcttctcCTTCCATCCCTCTCGCATCCCTTCATTCTCTGCCTGAAAAGGAGacaaatggagagaaagagagtgacgATGAACTGGTTTAA
- the clcn1b gene encoding chloride channel protein 1 isoform X5, with protein sequence MTPGFSQSSSIKKPQPYSKCQDCLRRVQRYIITKLGEDWIFLVLLGLTMALVSWSMDYASAKSLQAYKWMYAELKGNVPLQYLAWVTYPIILIVFSSVFCHLVSPQAIGSGIPELKTILRGVVLKEYLTLKAFVAKVIGLTASLGSGMPLGKEGPFVHIASICAAVLSRFMSIFTGVYENPYGYTDILTVGCAVGVGCCFGTPLGGVLFSIEVTSTYFAVRNYWRGYFAATFSAFIFRVLSVWNKDSVTITALFRTKFRMDFPFDLQELPAFAVIGISCGFLGAFFVYLNRQVVLFMRRPTALTRFLTKYRLIYPGVVTLIIASFTFPPGFGQFMAGELMPRECINSLFDNFTWTKVWDATMEPGLGRSTAWFHSEVSVFIILLLFFIMKFWMSAVSTTMPIPSGAFMPVFILGAAFGRLVGEIMATLFPNGILFDGIVYRILPGGYAVIGAAAMTGAVTHTVSTAVICFELTGQISHILPMMVAVILANMVAQGLQPSLYDSIIQVKKLPYLPELGFGHISKYNICVEDIMVKKVKFLSPQTTYRELLHLLQTTTLKTIPVVDSKESMILLGSIERCELQAACDWWLSAERRITNQGQAMRSPGSVVSWESFNLVDEEGGEESKERENTVSEEQNGPLDTVGDPTNHTAPGESGSGVLGFMRSALHRLLSNSSSSQQAESQDALPAPVTESMTTDEIKAWEDAELDKPIDIDQIRIDPSPFQLVERTSLHKTHTLFSLLGLSHAYVTSIGKLVGVVALKELQKAIEGSTRSGVRLRPPLASFRDASRKTKEHPHPTSAPSSHPRDRELWSEEEKKEMKDEAEPKLAESKETECKVSVDSNTRSSDNSAQGQPSSASSPSSPSIPLASLHSLPEKETNGEKESDDELV encoded by the exons ATGACCCCAGGATTTAGCCAGTCCTCCTCGATAAAGAAACCCCAACCTTACTCAAAATGCCAAG ACTGCCTGAGGCGTGTCCAGAGGTATATAATAACAAAGCTTGGGGAGGATTGGATCTTCCTGGTGCTGCTGGGTCTTACCATGGCTCTAGTCAGCTGGAGTATGGACTACGCCAGTGCCAAGAGCCTGCAAG CTTACAAATGGATGTATGCAGAGCTGAAAGGGAACGTGCCACTTCAGTATCTGGCCTGGGTCACATATCCCATAATTCTCATTGTGTTCTCCTCTGTCTTCTGCCACCTGGTCTCCCCACAAGCTATAG GCTCTGGTATCCCAGAGCTGAAGACCATTCTACGTGGGGTGGTGCTGAAGGAGTATTTGACTCTGAAAGCCTTTGTGGCTAAAGTCATCGGCCTGACTGCAAGCCTGGGCAGTGGCATGCCTTTGGGAAAAGAg GGCCCCTTTGTCCACATTGCAAGTATCTGTGCTGCTGTGCTGAGTAGGTTCATGTCCATCTTCACAGGAGTATATGAG aACCCCTATGGTTACACTGATATTCTGACAGTGGGGTGTGCCGTAGGGGTCGGCTGCTGTTTCGGCACTCCTCTCGGAG GTGTGTTGTTCAGTATTGAGGTCACATCCACTTACTTTGCTGTGAGGAATTATTGGAGAGGATACTTCGCTGCTACGTTCAGTGCCTTTATATTCAGAGTGCTATCTGTGTGGAACAAAGACTCTG TCACAATTACAGCTCTGTTCCGCACAAAATTCCGGATGGATTTTCCGTTTGACCTGCAGGAGCTGCCAGCATTCGCTGTCATTGG GATCTCATGTGGCTTTCTGGGAGCATTCTTTGTTTATCTGAACAGACAGGTTGTTTTGTTCATGAGAAGACCAACAGCACTCACTCGCTTCCTCACAAAATA ccGGTTGATTTACCCTGGTGTGGTGACACTCATTATTGCCTCCTTCACATTCCCACCAGGCTTTGGCCAGTTTATGGCTGGTGAG CTCATGCCGAGAGAGTGTATCAACTCTCTGTTTGATAACTTCACCTGGACAAAAGTCTGGGACGCCACCATGGAACCTGGTCTCGGCCGCTCCACTGCCTGGTTTCATTCAGAAGTCAGTgtcttcatcatcctcctcctatTTTTCATCATGAAG TTTTGGATGTCTGCAGTATCAACAACGATGCCTATCCCCTCTGGTGCCTTCATGCCTGTCTTTATACTTG gAGCTGCATTTGGCCGGTTGGTGGGAGAGATCATGGCCACACTTTTCCCGAATGGTATTCTCTTTGATGGTATTGTTTACCGAATCCTACCTGGAGGCTatgctgtgattg GTGCTGCTGCGATGACTGgtgcagtcacacacacagtttcgaCAGCAGTGATCTGCTTTGAGCTGACTGGGCAGATCTCTCACATTCTACCCATGATGGTGGCAGTGATCCTGGCTAACATGGTGGCACAGGGCCTGCAGCCATCCCTCTATGATTCCATAATCCAGGTCAAAAAGCTACCCTATCTCCCAGAGCTAGGTTTTGGACACATCAG TAAGTATAATATTTGTGTGGAGGACATCATGGTGAAGAAGGTGAAGTTTTTGTCTCCTCAGACCACCTACCGTGAGCTTCTTCACCTTCTGCAGACCACTACCCTCAAAACCATCCCAGTGGTTGATTCTAAAG AGTCCATGATTTTGTTGGGCTCTATTGAGAGGTGTGAACTTCAAGCAGCCTGTGACTGGTGGCTGTCAGCAGAGAGACGGATTACTAACCAAGGTCAGGCAATGCGCAGTCCAGGGTCAGTGGTCAGCTGGGAGTCCTTCAATCTGGTAGATgaggaaggaggagaggagagcaaGGAAAGG GAAAACACAGTCTCTGAGGAGCAGAACGGCCCACTGGACACTGTGGGGGATCCCACCAATCACACAGCGCCTGGTGAGTCTGGCTCAG GTGTACTCGGGTTCATGAGGAGCGCACTTCATCGCCTCTTGTCAAACTCATCCTCGTCGCAGCAGGCTGAGTCACAG GATGCATTGCCTGCTCCTGTAACAGAGAGCATGACTACAGATGAG ATCAAAGCTTGGGAGGATGCTGAGCTGGATAAGCCGATCGATATTGATCAGATTCGCATCGATCCTTCCCCATTTCAGTTGGTGGAAAGAACATCTCTGCATAAG acacacacacttttctctctgttggGTCTCAGTCATGCCTATGTCACCAGCATAGGTAAACTAGTGGGGGTTGTAGCACTTAAAGAG CTTCAGAAGGCCATAGAAGGTTCAACCCGCAGTGGTGTGCGTCTGCGCCCCCCTTTGGCCAGTTTCAGAGACGCCAGCCGTAAAACCAAGGAGCACCCCCACCCAACCTCTGCCCCCTCTTCTCACCCTCGAGACAGAGAGCTGTGgagtgaggaagaaaagaaagaaatgaaagatgaaGCAGAGCCCAAATTGGCAGAGTCCAAAGAAACAGAGTGCAAGGTCAGTGTAGACAGCAACACCAGAAGTTCAGATAATTCAGCTCAGGGGCAGCCATCCTCCGcttcctctccctcttctcCTTCCATCCCTCTCGCATCCCTTCATTCTCTGCCTGAAAAGGAGacaaatggagagaaagagagtgacgATGAACTGGTTTAA